From the genome of Methylocystis bryophila, one region includes:
- a CDS encoding creatininase family protein — protein MPSPFWSELKTTDFAALDWTRTIVVLPFAAIEQHGPHLPLGVDAMIMEGMIARIAPLLPAAPRVLFLPLQSVGVSTEHRDFAGSLSLTPEIALAMLIELLEGPIASGARKLLILNSHGGNSPLVTQAALELRARHGVLAVTCSFARFGCPPGLFPVDELRHGIHGGAVETSLMLHFRPDLVDMDRAENFPVATRDLARDFKWLSADRPAGFGWMAQDLSPAGAMGDATAASAEKGEEIAAQWARAFVELIREADLFDLARLASRR, from the coding sequence ATGCCCTCGCCCTTCTGGTCCGAGCTCAAGACGACCGATTTTGCCGCGCTCGACTGGACGCGCACGATCGTCGTTCTGCCGTTCGCGGCGATCGAGCAGCACGGTCCACACCTTCCTCTCGGCGTCGACGCGATGATCATGGAAGGCATGATCGCGCGCATCGCGCCGCTGCTGCCGGCTGCGCCCCGCGTGCTCTTTCTACCGCTCCAGAGCGTCGGCGTCTCGACGGAGCATCGCGACTTTGCTGGCTCCCTGAGCCTCACGCCCGAGATCGCGCTCGCCATGCTCATCGAGCTTCTCGAAGGTCCGATCGCGAGTGGCGCCAGGAAGCTCCTGATCCTGAACTCGCACGGCGGCAATTCACCGCTCGTCACGCAGGCGGCGCTAGAGCTGCGCGCGCGCCACGGCGTGCTGGCCGTGACTTGCTCCTTCGCGCGTTTCGGCTGTCCGCCCGGGCTCTTTCCGGTGGACGAGTTGCGCCACGGAATTCACGGCGGGGCGGTTGAGACCTCGTTGATGCTGCATTTTCGCCCCGATCTCGTCGACATGGACCGCGCCGAAAACTTTCCCGTTGCGACGCGGGACCTCGCGCGAGACTTCAAATGGCTCTCCGCCGACCGCCCGGCGGGCTTCGGCTGGATGGCGCAAGATCTCTCGCCTGCCGGCGCCATGGGCGACGCGACGGCTGCAAGCGCAGAGAAAGGCGAGGAGATCGCGGCCCAGTGGGCGCGAGCTTTCGTCGAGCTTATCCGTGAGGCCGACCTATTCGATCTTGCCCGTCTTGCTTCGCGACGCTGA
- a CDS encoding ATP-binding protein produces the protein MICYLRRLCPDRLAGQIAMLILVALVLFQFVLTGLQTLETRNGRLPFPTVYEVLSSAILAVDLAPPERREEALQTLAKTAHWSSLRIVMAPPAEWRDANFRDDLSEFATRLWPGARVYLAQETNARGEHDVVVALRQGDYLIAAAELRRRPPGAGGPWPLRVQRMALFFLLSVTLLTVWISSAVVAPLVRLAREAERFPDESGAMPPLAEAGPREVRDLTRAVNRMQRRIEAMIAARSQALAAISHDLRTILTRIKLRSEFIGDEGLKSKMLADADLMDSMLLKNLQALRDGGPSPDRGPIDLDSVLQTVCDQFADLGHKVSYNGGHHQIILGSLTELQRVFTNLVENAVSHAQEVVVTLSQPSVKLVQVDVTDDGPGIPDAEKARVLEPFVRGEPARTVTDRSGFGLGLSIVRSLVRELGGRLELIDRQPRGLIARVTLPRAFAGAPVSRMEPVEIAQRSGRVA, from the coding sequence ATGATCTGCTACCTGCGACGTCTCTGCCCCGACCGGCTCGCGGGGCAGATCGCAATGCTCATCCTCGTGGCGCTGGTGCTCTTCCAATTTGTGCTTACGGGCCTGCAGACTCTGGAGACGCGGAACGGGCGACTGCCCTTTCCTACTGTCTATGAGGTGCTCTCCAGCGCGATCCTCGCCGTCGATCTTGCGCCGCCCGAGCGCCGCGAGGAAGCCCTCCAAACCCTCGCGAAAACCGCGCACTGGTCGAGTCTACGGATCGTCATGGCGCCGCCGGCCGAATGGCGTGACGCGAATTTCCGGGACGATCTCTCCGAATTCGCGACGCGGCTCTGGCCGGGCGCCCGCGTTTATCTCGCACAGGAGACCAACGCCAGGGGTGAGCACGACGTCGTTGTCGCGCTGCGCCAGGGCGACTATCTCATCGCCGCCGCCGAATTGCGGCGTCGACCGCCAGGCGCCGGAGGGCCCTGGCCCCTGCGCGTGCAACGGATGGCGCTGTTCTTCCTGCTGAGCGTCACGCTGCTGACGGTATGGATCTCATCGGCGGTCGTCGCGCCTTTGGTGCGGCTCGCGCGCGAGGCTGAGCGCTTTCCCGACGAGAGCGGCGCCATGCCGCCCCTCGCGGAGGCGGGCCCGCGCGAGGTCCGCGATCTGACGCGCGCGGTCAATCGGATGCAGCGGCGCATCGAGGCGATGATTGCGGCGCGCAGCCAGGCGCTGGCGGCGATCAGCCATGATCTGCGCACGATCCTGACAAGGATCAAGCTCCGCTCGGAATTCATCGGCGACGAAGGATTGAAGTCGAAGATGCTCGCCGACGCCGATCTGATGGACTCGATGCTCCTGAAGAATCTTCAGGCGCTGCGCGACGGCGGCCCGAGCCCCGATCGAGGCCCCATTGACCTCGACAGCGTGCTGCAGACGGTGTGCGACCAGTTCGCCGATCTCGGCCACAAGGTGAGCTACAACGGCGGCCATCACCAGATCATCCTGGGCTCGCTCACCGAATTGCAGCGCGTTTTCACCAATCTCGTCGAGAACGCCGTCTCCCACGCCCAAGAGGTCGTGGTCACGCTGAGCCAGCCCTCGGTGAAGCTCGTGCAAGTGGATGTCACCGACGACGGTCCCGGCATCCCAGACGCGGAGAAAGCGCGCGTGCTCGAGCCCTTCGTGCGCGGCGAGCCCGCCCGCACCGTGACGGACCGCAGCGGCTTCGGGCTCGGCCTCTCGATCGTGCGCTCGCTCGTCCGGGAGCTCGGCGGCCGCTTGGAGCTCATCGACCGCCAGCCGCGCGGGCTCATCGCCAGAGTGACGCTGCCGCGCGCCTTTGCTGGCGCGCCCGTGAGTCGGATGGAGCCGGTCGAGATCGCGCAGCGCTCAGGCAGGGTCGCCTGA
- the gatB gene encoding Asp-tRNA(Asn)/Glu-tRNA(Gln) amidotransferase subunit GatB produces the protein MTAAASTTSSKLIRGATGDWEVVIGMEIHAQVTSRAKLFSGASAEYGGEPNDHVSLVDAAMPGMLPVINEECVAQAVRTGLGLKAKINLRSVFDRKNYFYPDLPQGYQISQYKNPVVGEGEVVVDVSPSERITVGVERLHLEQDAGKSLHELSASESHVDLNRAGVALMEIVSKPDMRSAEEARAYVSKLRTILRYIGSCDGNMEEGSLRADVNVSVRRPGEPLGTRCEIKNVNSIRFIGQAIDVEARRQIGVLEDGGSIRQETRLFDPGKGETRAMRSKEEAHDYRYFPDPDLLPLEFDQAYVDALAEGLPELPDAKRARFISDYGLTPYDAGVLVMERASADFFEAAAKGRDAKLVANWVINELFGRLNKEGLDVQQSPVSAPALGKIVDLISNETISGKIAKDLFEIVWTEGGDPEAIVEARGLRQVTDTGAIEAAIDAVIAAHPDKVAQALAKPTMLGWFVGQVMKATGGKANPQSVNELLKAKLGL, from the coding sequence ATGACCGCTGCCGCCTCTACGACCTCCTCAAAGCTCATCCGGGGCGCGACCGGCGACTGGGAGGTCGTTATCGGCATGGAGATCCACGCTCAGGTGACGAGCCGCGCCAAGCTCTTCTCGGGGGCGAGCGCGGAATATGGCGGCGAGCCCAATGATCATGTCTCGCTCGTCGATGCGGCGATGCCGGGCATGCTGCCGGTCATTAACGAGGAGTGCGTCGCGCAGGCGGTTCGCACCGGGCTCGGGCTGAAAGCCAAGATCAACCTGCGCTCGGTCTTCGACCGCAAGAATTACTTCTATCCAGACCTGCCGCAGGGCTATCAGATCTCGCAGTACAAGAATCCGGTCGTGGGCGAGGGCGAGGTCGTCGTCGACGTGTCTCCGAGCGAGCGCATCACCGTGGGCGTCGAGCGTCTTCACCTCGAGCAGGACGCGGGGAAGTCTTTGCACGAGCTCTCTGCGAGCGAGAGCCACGTCGACCTGAACCGCGCCGGGGTCGCCCTGATGGAGATCGTCTCCAAGCCGGACATGCGCTCCGCGGAGGAGGCGAGGGCCTATGTCTCGAAGCTCAGGACGATCCTGCGCTACATCGGCTCTTGCGACGGCAACATGGAAGAGGGCTCGCTCAGGGCGGATGTGAACGTCTCGGTGCGGCGGCCGGGCGAGCCGCTCGGCACGCGGTGCGAGATCAAGAACGTCAATTCGATCCGTTTCATCGGGCAGGCGATCGACGTCGAGGCGCGCCGGCAGATCGGCGTTCTCGAGGATGGGGGCTCGATCCGCCAGGAGACGCGGCTGTTCGATCCTGGCAAGGGCGAGACTCGCGCCATGCGCTCGAAAGAGGAAGCGCACGACTACCGCTATTTCCCCGATCCCGACTTGCTGCCGCTCGAGTTCGATCAGGCCTATGTCGACGCCTTGGCCGAGGGATTGCCCGAGCTCCCCGATGCGAAGCGCGCGCGCTTCATCTCGGATTACGGTCTCACGCCTTATGACGCCGGCGTGCTGGTCATGGAGCGCGCCAGCGCCGATTTTTTCGAGGCGGCGGCGAAGGGTCGCGACGCCAAGCTCGTCGCCAATTGGGTCATCAACGAGCTCTTCGGGCGCCTCAACAAGGAGGGGCTCGACGTCCAGCAGTCGCCCGTCTCCGCGCCGGCGCTCGGCAAGATCGTCGATCTCATCTCCAACGAGACGATCTCCGGCAAGATCGCCAAGGATCTCTTCGAGATCGTCTGGACGGAAGGCGGCGATCCGGAAGCGATCGTCGAGGCGCGCGGCTTGCGCCAGGTCACGGATACGGGCGCGATCGAAGCAGCGATCGACGCGGTGATCGCCGCGCATCCCGACAAGGTGGCGCAGGCGCTGGCCAAGCCGACGATGCTCGGATGGTTCGTCGGCCAGGTGATGAAAGCCACTGGCGGCAAGGCCAATCCTCAGTCCGTGAACGAGCTGCTAAAAGCCAAGCTCGGCCTCTGA
- a CDS encoding prolipoprotein diacylglyceryl transferase family protein → MSGLALHSLFDILAWLAAGLAAYWVAQRTPVVRPLPQANRLPYLAALVCGAAFGAYGLGSLNLYLSGAPAIARSIEGGLFGGIVFVEIYKRAAGLEERTGARYALPLAVGVAVGRIGCFLAGLDDFTHGVPTDLAIGYDFGDGVKRHAVQLYESAAMALFALFYILALAAKNAYVARNGFYLAVLYYGAQRFLWEFLKPYGRILGPFTLFQLLSMILILYAAAMLATAKEPQHERPLRA, encoded by the coding sequence ATGTCCGGCCTCGCATTGCATTCGCTCTTCGACATTCTCGCCTGGCTCGCCGCCGGGCTCGCGGCCTATTGGGTCGCGCAGCGGACGCCCGTTGTTCGGCCCTTGCCGCAGGCGAACCGGCTGCCCTATCTCGCGGCCCTCGTCTGCGGCGCAGCGTTCGGCGCCTATGGCTTGGGGAGTCTCAACCTTTATCTCAGCGGCGCGCCGGCGATTGCGCGCTCGATCGAGGGCGGGCTCTTTGGCGGCATCGTCTTTGTCGAAATCTACAAGCGGGCTGCCGGCCTAGAAGAGCGAACCGGCGCGCGTTACGCGCTGCCGCTCGCGGTCGGCGTCGCGGTCGGGCGAATCGGCTGCTTTCTCGCTGGCCTCGACGACTTCACCCATGGCGTTCCGACCGATCTCGCCATCGGCTATGATTTCGGCGACGGGGTGAAACGCCACGCCGTGCAGCTCTATGAAAGCGCCGCGATGGCGCTCTTTGCGCTGTTCTACATCCTGGCGCTCGCCGCAAAGAACGCCTATGTCGCTCGAAACGGCTTCTACCTCGCGGTTCTCTATTACGGCGCGCAGCGCTTTCTCTGGGAGTTCCTGAAGCCCTATGGCCGGATTTTGGGACCGTTCACGCTGTTTCAGCTTCTGTCTATGATCCTGATCCTCTATGCGGCGGCGATGCTCGCGACCGCGAAGGAGCCGCAGCATGAACGCCCCCTTCGCGCGTAA
- a CDS encoding Spy/CpxP family protein refolding chaperone — MKKSLALAALLAAGLVAPAVSTIAAPQDMRAEQSERPKLSPEDFAALADARVAALKAGLKLTPAQEKNWPAVEAAIREGAKARAEDHEEWRELRHEGGEGHRNAIEAMQLAAKSMQEHAARLTALAAAAKPLYESLDEAQKQRFGMLIHAGHPPHHWRHGGEG; from the coding sequence ATGAAAAAGTCACTCGCGCTCGCCGCCCTCCTCGCGGCAGGTCTCGTGGCCCCGGCGGTTTCGACGATCGCGGCTCCGCAGGACATGCGCGCCGAACAGAGCGAGCGTCCGAAGCTGTCCCCCGAGGATTTCGCCGCTCTGGCCGACGCGCGCGTCGCCGCGCTGAAGGCGGGGCTGAAGCTCACCCCCGCGCAGGAGAAGAACTGGCCCGCCGTCGAGGCGGCGATTCGCGAAGGCGCCAAAGCGCGCGCCGAGGACCATGAGGAATGGCGAGAATTGCGCCATGAGGGAGGCGAGGGCCATCGCAACGCTATCGAGGCGATGCAACTCGCGGCCAAGTCGATGCAGGAGCACGCAGCGCGACTGACGGCGCTCGCGGCCGCCGCAAAGCCGCTCTACGAAAGCCTCGATGAGGCGCAGAAGCAGCGCTTCGGCATGCTGATCCACGCCGGCCATCCCCCCCACCACTGGCGGCACGGCGGCGAAGGCTGA
- the hemB gene encoding porphobilinogen synthase: MSSRENARRAPSLDLVSRPRRNRRAEWVRRLVRETTLEVSDLILPLFVVEGREQEEAISSMPGTRRLSIDLAVRTAERAAALGIPAIALFPNIDAALRDDGGSNAFDPENLVCRACRAIKSEVPAIGVITDVALDPYTSHGHDGLLQDDEIVNDASVAALVRQALNQARAGADVIAPSDMMDGRIGAIRSALDAEGFTDVLILTYAAKYASAFYGPFRDAVGTTKTLIGDKRTYQMDPANAKEALREVALDLEQGADMVMVKPGLPYLDVIAKVAETFEVPTFAYQVSGEYAMLAAASANGWIDGDRAMLESLLAFKRAGACGVFTYFALRAAELLRASA, translated from the coding sequence ATGAGTTCCCGGGAGAATGCGCGTCGAGCGCCGAGCCTCGATCTCGTTTCCCGTCCTCGGCGCAATCGACGGGCCGAATGGGTGCGTCGTCTGGTGCGCGAGACGACGCTCGAAGTGTCCGATCTGATCCTGCCGCTCTTCGTCGTCGAGGGCCGAGAGCAGGAAGAGGCGATCTCCTCCATGCCGGGAACGCGCCGGCTGTCGATCGATCTCGCGGTGCGGACAGCTGAACGCGCCGCCGCGCTCGGCATTCCCGCCATTGCGCTGTTTCCCAATATCGATGCGGCTTTGCGCGACGACGGCGGCTCCAACGCCTTCGATCCCGAAAATCTCGTTTGCCGCGCCTGTCGCGCCATCAAATCCGAAGTCCCTGCGATCGGCGTCATCACCGACGTGGCGCTCGATCCCTATACGAGCCACGGCCATGACGGCCTCTTGCAGGATGACGAGATCGTCAATGACGCGAGCGTCGCGGCTCTGGTTCGCCAGGCGCTCAATCAGGCGCGGGCCGGCGCCGACGTGATCGCGCCCTCCGACATGATGGACGGGCGCATCGGAGCCATTCGCTCGGCGCTTGACGCCGAAGGCTTCACGGACGTCCTGATCCTGACCTATGCCGCGAAATACGCCTCGGCTTTCTATGGTCCGTTTCGCGACGCCGTCGGCACGACTAAGACACTGATTGGCGACAAGCGCACATATCAAATGGATCCGGCCAACGCGAAGGAGGCGCTGCGCGAGGTCGCTCTCGATCTCGAGCAGGGCGCCGACATGGTGATGGTGAAGCCGGGCCTTCCCTATCTCGACGTGATCGCCAAGGTCGCCGAGACCTTCGAGGTCCCCACCTTCGCCTACCAGGTGTCGGGGGAATATGCGATGCTCGCCGCCGCCAGCGCCAACGGCTGGATCGACGGCGACCGCGCGATGCTGGAGAGCCTCTTGGCTTTCAAGCGCGCGGGCGCCTGCGGCGTCTTCACCTATTTCGCGCTGCGCGCGGCTGAACTCCTAAGAGCAAGCGCCTGA
- the lpdA gene encoding dihydrolipoyl dehydrogenase, with translation MTYDLVVIGSGPGGYVCAIRAAQLGLKTAVVEKRPTFGGTCLNIGCIPSKALLHASQMFAEAGKLAPFGVLVEKPRLDLAAMMKHKDDTVAANVNGVAFLFKKNKVASFIGSGRLIVSREGALAVEVQAADGARQTLETKNVALATGSTIAPLRDASGAEIKIDEERVLSSTGALSIPEVPQSLVIVGAGVIGLEMGSVWRRLGAQVTVIEYLERILPGFDAEIAQRFQKILEKQGFVFRLKTKVTNVARQEKGVAVSYAALDGSGEGGITADAVLIATGRIPYSEGLGLEEAGVALERGRVKIDEGFATNVAGVYAIGDLVRGPMLAHKAEEEGVALAEILAGQHGHVDYGVIPSVVYTHPEVASVGMTEEEAHAAGRAVKIGKFPFSANGRARAMRETDGFVKIIADAATDRVLGVHMLGAITGELIAEAAVLMGFGGSSEDLARICHAHPTLSEAVKEAALAVDGRAIHI, from the coding sequence ATGACTTATGATCTCGTCGTCATTGGCTCTGGCCCCGGCGGCTATGTTTGCGCGATTCGCGCCGCGCAGCTCGGTCTCAAGACCGCGGTCGTCGAGAAGCGGCCGACCTTTGGCGGCACCTGTCTCAATATTGGATGCATCCCTTCCAAGGCGCTGCTGCACGCCTCGCAGATGTTCGCCGAGGCCGGAAAGCTCGCCCCGTTCGGCGTCCTGGTCGAAAAGCCGCGGCTCGATCTCGCGGCGATGATGAAGCACAAGGACGACACCGTCGCGGCGAATGTGAACGGCGTCGCCTTCCTGTTCAAAAAGAACAAGGTCGCAAGCTTCATCGGCTCGGGACGGCTCATCGTCTCCAGGGAGGGCGCGCTCGCGGTCGAGGTTCAGGCCGCGGACGGAGCGAGGCAGACGCTCGAGACGAAAAACGTCGCGCTTGCGACGGGCTCGACGATTGCGCCGCTGCGCGACGCCTCCGGCGCTGAAATCAAGATTGACGAAGAGCGCGTGCTCTCCTCCACTGGCGCGCTCTCGATTCCCGAGGTTCCGCAAAGTCTCGTCATCGTCGGCGCGGGTGTGATCGGGCTGGAGATGGGATCGGTCTGGCGCAGGCTCGGCGCGCAAGTGACGGTCATCGAATATCTCGAACGGATCTTGCCGGGCTTCGACGCGGAGATCGCTCAGCGCTTCCAGAAAATCCTCGAGAAGCAAGGCTTCGTCTTCCGTCTCAAAACCAAGGTGACGAATGTGGCGCGGCAGGAGAAGGGTGTCGCCGTCTCCTATGCGGCGCTCGACGGCTCGGGCGAAGGAGGCATAACAGCCGACGCCGTGCTGATCGCGACCGGCCGGATTCCTTATTCGGAGGGACTGGGTCTCGAGGAGGCGGGCGTCGCGCTGGAGCGCGGGCGCGTCAAGATTGACGAAGGCTTCGCGACCAATGTCGCCGGGGTCTATGCGATCGGCGATCTCGTGCGGGGACCGATGCTCGCGCACAAGGCGGAAGAGGAGGGCGTGGCGCTCGCCGAAATCCTCGCGGGCCAGCATGGGCACGTCGATTATGGCGTGATCCCGAGCGTCGTCTACACGCATCCCGAGGTCGCCAGCGTCGGCATGACCGAGGAAGAGGCGCATGCCGCGGGGCGCGCCGTCAAGATCGGCAAGTTCCCCTTCAGCGCGAATGGGCGCGCGCGCGCCATGCGCGAGACGGACGGCTTCGTGAAGATCATCGCCGACGCGGCGACCGACCGCGTGCTCGGCGTTCATATGCTCGGCGCCATTACCGGCGAGCTCATCGCGGAGGCCGCCGTGCTGATGGGCTTCGGTGGATCGTCCGAGGACCTGGCGCGCATCTGCCACGCCCATCCGACGCTCTCGGAAGCGGTCAAGGAGGCGGCGCTCGCCGTCGACGGACGGGCGATCCATATCTGA
- a CDS encoding tetratricopeptide repeat protein — MASLQPGLREGQPDAAAPARTSVVAAVATTIRRAAGIFEPLRIVVVNALVILAVFVGGYTIYKLAAKTSFVVKDISVPAALQEQGITGNVIAQQILDHISEIDAAAGSRKQKAQISGLDFQSTMPTINLPVGGFNMGTIVSEVRRLLGYTETVITGEVFIEEPKDKDQPAKYGLRLRIAGEGPIYKSETPEPDVQRLIAAAAERIMHKFDPINLGYFYYRQKDYDKAGETADFALASANADNYPWAYTMRGLIARDRGKVSEAARDFHQVVSLDPNFGMGHVNLSGILRLDGQLDAAETAARRAIDLMPKQHEGYAALALVLLDRGDRDKALAEMDKGVEVDSQEAQSHLAQGALRQSVEHYEEAIASYQTSAKLRPAAAPLIGAANASTHLNRQEEALSFLQRATQAEPKSVDAWLALGAATRQLHDWKTAEAAFEKAQALAPASPTPVVELAGLYAAQKRYAAAEALYTKRERFFRHNAEFLIGWSRLYFEQGKKDEAKDKLLDAEIEAMFDAKALEGVARELEARGEIAEAVATYQKIVGLDLRMGPILAPQIEKLTARLEPKTPEPVAAPASPAKAERAPPGAAAPSKTRQAQHAPQGDALKRGNP; from the coding sequence ATGGCGAGCCTACAACCCGGCCTGCGCGAAGGCCAGCCAGACGCGGCCGCGCCTGCGCGAACGAGCGTCGTCGCCGCCGTGGCCACGACCATTCGCCGCGCGGCCGGCATTTTCGAGCCGCTGCGCATCGTGGTCGTCAACGCGCTGGTGATCCTCGCCGTCTTTGTTGGCGGCTATACGATCTACAAGCTCGCCGCGAAGACAAGCTTCGTCGTGAAAGATATCTCCGTTCCCGCCGCCTTGCAGGAGCAGGGCATCACCGGAAACGTGATCGCGCAGCAGATTCTCGATCACATCTCTGAGATCGATGCGGCCGCGGGCTCGCGCAAGCAGAAGGCTCAGATCTCGGGACTCGACTTCCAGAGCACGATGCCGACCATCAATCTGCCTGTGGGCGGCTTCAACATGGGCACGATCGTATCCGAGGTGCGTCGTCTTCTTGGCTACACCGAGACCGTTATCACGGGCGAAGTCTTCATCGAGGAGCCGAAGGACAAGGACCAGCCCGCCAAATACGGGCTGCGGCTGCGCATCGCCGGCGAGGGGCCGATCTACAAATCCGAGACGCCGGAGCCGGACGTCCAGCGTCTCATCGCGGCGGCGGCCGAACGGATCATGCACAAGTTCGATCCGATCAACCTCGGCTATTTCTATTATCGCCAGAAGGACTACGACAAGGCCGGAGAGACCGCCGATTTCGCGCTCGCGAGCGCGAACGCCGACAATTATCCCTGGGCCTACACAATGCGTGGTCTCATCGCCCGCGACCGCGGCAAAGTGAGCGAAGCGGCGCGCGACTTCCACCAGGTGGTCTCGCTCGACCCCAATTTCGGGATGGGTCACGTCAATCTTTCCGGGATCCTGCGTCTCGATGGCCAGTTGGACGCGGCCGAAACCGCCGCGCGCAGGGCAATCGATCTCATGCCCAAGCAGCACGAAGGCTATGCGGCTCTCGCGCTCGTTCTGCTCGATCGCGGGGATCGCGACAAGGCGCTCGCCGAGATGGACAAGGGCGTCGAGGTCGATTCCCAGGAGGCGCAGAGCCATCTGGCGCAAGGCGCGCTGCGCCAGAGCGTGGAGCATTACGAGGAGGCCATCGCCTCCTATCAAACTTCCGCCAAGCTTCGACCTGCGGCCGCACCGCTCATCGGCGCGGCGAACGCCTCCACGCATCTCAACCGACAGGAGGAAGCGCTGAGTTTCCTGCAGCGCGCGACCCAGGCCGAGCCCAAGAGCGTCGACGCCTGGCTCGCGCTTGGCGCTGCGACGCGACAACTCCACGACTGGAAGACCGCCGAAGCCGCGTTTGAAAAAGCGCAGGCGTTGGCGCCGGCGTCACCCACTCCGGTCGTGGAGCTCGCGGGTCTCTACGCCGCACAGAAGCGCTACGCCGCCGCCGAGGCGCTTTATACGAAACGCGAACGGTTCTTCCGCCACAACGCGGAGTTCCTCATCGGCTGGTCGCGTCTTTATTTTGAGCAAGGCAAAAAAGACGAGGCGAAGGACAAATTGCTGGACGCCGAGATCGAGGCGATGTTCGACGCAAAGGCGCTAGAGGGCGTGGCGCGCGAGCTCGAGGCGCGCGGAGAAATCGCTGAGGCCGTCGCCACATATCAGAAGATCGTCGGCCTTGATCTGCGCATGGGACCGATATTGGCGCCTCAGATCGAGAAGCTCACGGCGCGGCTCGAGCCCAAGACGCCCGAGCCCGTCGCCGCGCCGGCGTCGCCCGCCAAGGCCGAGCGCGCGCCGCCCGGCGCGGCAGCTCCGTCGAAGACTCGGCAGGCGCAGCACGCGCCGCAAGGCGACGCCCTCAAACGAGGCAATCCCTGA
- a CDS encoding response regulator: MNTGPGVLLVEDDKEIGALISRYFSSNDIDVSHVCDGAQMDAALSSRSFDLIILDLNLPGEDGLSICRRLRVDRNVPIIMVTARAEDVDKILGLEMGADDYLTKPFNPRELLARVRSILRRTSSAEPVPSLRQIYRFSGWTLDLAARDLSAPDGAKVALTGAEFDLLHALCEHPNRVLSRDQLIGLTHGPSEGPFERSIDTLISRLRQKIETEAKNPRLIQTVRSEGYLFSTQVTRA; the protein is encoded by the coding sequence ATGAACACCGGTCCGGGCGTCCTGCTCGTCGAAGACGACAAGGAAATCGGCGCGTTGATCTCGCGCTATTTTTCCTCCAACGACATCGACGTCTCCCATGTCTGCGACGGCGCGCAAATGGACGCGGCCCTCTCCTCGCGCAGCTTCGATCTGATCATCCTCGATCTGAACCTCCCCGGCGAGGACGGCCTTTCCATCTGCCGTAGGCTGCGCGTCGACCGCAACGTCCCGATCATTATGGTGACCGCGCGGGCCGAGGACGTGGACAAGATCCTCGGACTCGAAATGGGCGCGGACGATTATCTGACCAAGCCCTTCAATCCGCGCGAGCTATTGGCTCGCGTCCGCTCGATCCTGCGACGGACCTCGTCAGCCGAGCCGGTCCCCTCCTTGCGTCAGATCTATCGCTTCTCCGGCTGGACTCTCGATCTTGCCGCGCGCGACCTGAGCGCTCCCGACGGCGCGAAGGTCGCTCTGACCGGGGCGGAGTTCGATCTGCTGCACGCCTTGTGCGAGCATCCCAACCGCGTGCTGTCGCGCGACCAGCTCATCGGCCTAACCCATGGCCCGAGCGAAGGTCCCTTTGAACGCAGCATCGACACGCTCATCAGCCGGCTGCGCCAGAAGATCGAGACCGAGGCCAAGAATCCCCGGCTCATCCAGACGGTGCGGTCAGAGGGGTACCTGTTCTCGACGCAAGTGACCAGGGCATGA
- a CDS encoding FmdB family zinc ribbon protein, giving the protein MPLYSYVCEDCQAESELLVRASETPQCPSCGSARLTQQIAKICNEIKYPAIARSWRQRAAREGDLSNFNKTERGKV; this is encoded by the coding sequence ATGCCGCTTTATTCTTACGTCTGCGAAGACTGCCAGGCCGAGAGCGAGCTCTTGGTCCGCGCCAGCGAAACGCCGCAATGTCCTTCCTGCGGGAGCGCGCGGCTGACGCAGCAGATCGCCAAGATCTGCAACGAGATCAAATATCCGGCGATCGCCCGCTCCTGGCGGCAAAGGGCGGCGCGCGAAGGCGATCTCTCCAATTTCAACAAGACGGAGCGCGGGAAGGTTTAG